Proteins from a genomic interval of Streptomyces sp. NBC_01445:
- a CDS encoding IS1380 family transposase, with translation MSVQAEGTFYVQAIGLRPKIQVSADGSGVVGHAGARLLADLADATGLTASYSTALRPLRPRGTGHDPGRIATDLAVMLADGGEAIADLAVLRDQAGVFGSVASTPTAWRMLADTDGRTLASLRSARAHAREVAWMQAAETSGGLPAARAGGGELPGLVLDLDATLVTCHSEKEQAAPTYKGGFGFHPLLCFLANTGEAVSGRLRPGNSGANTAADHIAVLDQALAQIPDAHRHGIDILVRADSAGSAKAFLAHVRDLRKRGIRTFFSVGYAITEPVRRAVRAMPDRLWHPALDQDGTLRDGAEVAELTGMVDLGGYPTGTRIIVRRERPHPGAQLSLFDQDEGLRHQAFLTDTPYSGGGSAQFLEVRHRGHATVEDHIRCGKTTGFGRFPSRDFAVNAVWLELSLAAIDLLAWTRVLLLDGELASAEPKKLRYRLLHVAARLTRGGRRLRLRISATWPWRNELATAFHRLAALPRPAD, from the coding sequence CTGTCGGTCCAGGCGGAGGGCACTTTCTACGTGCAGGCTATCGGGTTGCGTCCCAAGATCCAGGTCAGTGCAGATGGTTCGGGGGTGGTCGGTCATGCCGGGGCACGGTTACTGGCTGATCTCGCTGATGCCACCGGGCTCACCGCCTCGTACTCCACCGCGCTCAGGCCGCTTCGGCCGCGCGGGACTGGGCATGATCCGGGCCGGATCGCCACCGACCTGGCGGTGATGCTCGCCGACGGCGGTGAGGCCATCGCGGACCTGGCCGTACTGCGGGACCAGGCAGGGGTGTTCGGTTCGGTCGCCTCGACACCGACGGCCTGGCGAATGCTCGCCGACACCGACGGGAGGACACTGGCTTCTCTGCGCTCGGCGCGTGCCCACGCTCGGGAAGTCGCCTGGATGCAGGCTGCCGAGACCAGCGGGGGCCTACCTGCTGCTCGGGCCGGCGGAGGAGAGCTTCCCGGCCTGGTTCTGGACCTCGACGCCACGCTGGTCACCTGCCACTCCGAGAAAGAGCAGGCCGCACCCACCTATAAGGGCGGCTTCGGCTTCCATCCGCTGCTGTGTTTCCTCGCGAACACCGGCGAGGCCGTGTCGGGGCGGCTGCGGCCCGGGAACTCCGGCGCCAACACTGCCGCCGATCACATTGCGGTGCTCGACCAGGCGCTCGCGCAAATCCCCGACGCTCACCGGCACGGCATCGACATCCTGGTCCGCGCCGACAGTGCCGGATCCGCGAAAGCCTTCCTCGCCCACGTCCGCGACCTGCGGAAACGAGGAATTCGTACCTTCTTCTCGGTCGGATACGCCATCACCGAGCCGGTCCGCCGTGCTGTCCGGGCCATGCCCGACCGCCTCTGGCATCCCGCCCTGGACCAGGACGGAACCCTGCGTGATGGCGCAGAGGTGGCCGAGCTGACTGGCATGGTCGATCTGGGCGGCTATCCGACCGGCACCCGCATCATCGTGCGCCGGGAGCGGCCGCACCCAGGAGCCCAGCTGTCCCTGTTCGACCAGGACGAGGGCCTGCGCCATCAGGCGTTCCTCACCGACACCCCATACTCCGGCGGCGGATCCGCCCAGTTCCTGGAGGTCCGCCACCGCGGGCATGCCACCGTCGAAGACCACATCCGGTGCGGCAAGACCACCGGCTTCGGCCGCTTCCCCTCCCGCGACTTCGCCGTCAACGCCGTCTGGCTCGAACTCAGCCTCGCGGCGATCGATCTGCTGGCCTGGACGCGCGTCCTGCTGCTGGACGGAGAACTCGCGTCTGCCGAGCCGAAGAAGCTTCGCTACCGGCTCCTGCACGTTGCCGCCCGCCTCACCCGCGGCGGCCGACGCCTGCGCTTGCGGATATCGGCGACCTGGCCCTGGAGAAACGAACTGGCCACGGCCTTCCATCGCCTCGCCGCACTGCCCCGTCCCGCCGACTGA
- a CDS encoding ABC transporter permease yields the protein MTGFLVKRFLQALVVLFLVSVIVFTLLHLLPGGPARAILGPKGTPQQIEHFNHQQGYDRSLPMQYVMYLKRLFTGDLGDSYKLNSPVFDLLKQRLPKTLLLTVLSTVLAVVIAVPLGLLQAVRRGKASDYALTGLAFLLYATPVFFLGLIMIILFAQVMPIFPAEAPQGETIGQLLGDFTGLILPVVTMAFGIVAMFSRYMRSAVLDNLTEEYVRTAMAKGQSSRRIMVRHVLRNALIPLATLLGLYLPTLFSGALVVESMFNYPGMGLLFWNAAQGSDFPVLLGVTLVVGIATVLGSLLTDILYAVLDPRIRSVA from the coding sequence GTGACCGGCTTTCTGGTCAAGCGCTTCCTGCAGGCCCTCGTCGTCCTGTTCCTGGTCTCGGTGATCGTCTTCACCCTCCTGCACCTGCTGCCGGGCGGCCCGGCCCGCGCCATCCTCGGCCCGAAGGGCACCCCGCAGCAGATCGAGCACTTCAACCACCAGCAGGGCTACGACCGTTCACTGCCGATGCAGTACGTGATGTATCTGAAGCGGCTGTTCACCGGCGACCTCGGCGACTCGTACAAGCTCAACTCGCCGGTCTTCGACCTGCTCAAGCAGCGCCTGCCCAAGACGCTGCTCCTGACGGTCCTGTCCACGGTCCTCGCCGTCGTCATCGCCGTCCCGCTGGGCCTGCTCCAGGCCGTGCGGCGCGGCAAGGCCTCGGACTACGCGCTCACGGGGCTCGCCTTCCTGCTGTACGCGACGCCCGTCTTCTTCCTCGGCCTCATCATGATCATCCTGTTCGCGCAGGTCATGCCGATCTTCCCGGCTGAGGCACCGCAGGGTGAGACGATCGGTCAACTCCTCGGCGACTTCACAGGGTTGATCCTGCCGGTCGTGACGATGGCCTTCGGCATCGTGGCGATGTTCAGCCGCTACATGCGCTCCGCCGTGCTCGACAACCTCACCGAGGAATACGTCCGCACGGCCATGGCGAAGGGCCAGTCCAGCCGGCGGATCATGGTCAGGCACGTCCTGCGCAACGCCCTGATCCCGCTCGCGACCCTGCTCGGGCTCTACCTCCCGACCCTGTTCAGCGGCGCTCTCGTCGTCGAGTCGATGTTCAACTACCCGGGCATGGGGCTGCTGTTCTGGAACGCGGCCCAGGGCTCCGACTTCCCGGTCCTCCTCGGCGTGACCCTCGTCGTCGGCATCGCCACGGTCCTCGGCTCGCTGCTCACCGACATCCTGTACGCCGTCCTCGACCCCCGGATCCGGAGCGTGGCATGA
- a CDS encoding recombinase family protein, whose translation MADGELRRAPHWGGLRVVGAKRLSRFTDATTSPEVQEEMIIGAQRRVGGEFVGWATDLDISAIKTTPWERPELAYWLENPELWDVLIWQRMDRAVRSMADMADLGRYAKKHRKRLIFASGPGGDMLELDFASPMSELIMLILAFAAQMEGQTIMERTQGAAAHLESLGRWAGGPVPYGWAPGRKVFEDGKEGWWLFRHTDDDPTRSTSEIRLGMIARAVTGKNYTEILRWLEEMSAITPWNHRALLATPPRDLDPESAWNVTVVRDMLQSALNRGHTVKRDGTVVRDDNGAPILQAEPLIDDATSYELKEALKLLENGLAGKPRSDGHELLGILECSICERNLVKSWTSETKGKGKNRVRTDVRVDIFRCNGKYHPEGVPGISMKAVEVFEWIDGQFLAHIGPFRRTQVITTPGIDHRPEIEELQSDVDQLSARLARLRGPAADAVEKQLIGRSNRLEELREQPFVPASQKLVELDETWGDAWRAAPDWAAKAVLMRSVGVRVEALPAEGWRPDISTRLRFHVGQHVDPVQDALDDVAYQEGL comes from the coding sequence ATGGCCGATGGAGAGTTGCGGCGAGCGCCGCACTGGGGAGGGCTACGCGTCGTCGGGGCCAAGCGGTTGAGCCGCTTCACCGACGCCACTACGTCGCCTGAAGTCCAAGAGGAAATGATCATTGGCGCGCAACGGCGCGTGGGCGGTGAGTTCGTCGGTTGGGCGACGGACCTTGACATCTCCGCCATCAAAACGACGCCGTGGGAGCGCCCGGAACTAGCGTACTGGCTGGAGAACCCCGAACTCTGGGACGTCTTGATCTGGCAGCGCATGGACCGCGCGGTTCGCTCTATGGCGGACATGGCGGATCTTGGGCGCTACGCGAAGAAGCACAGGAAGCGGCTCATCTTCGCGTCCGGGCCCGGCGGGGACATGCTGGAGCTGGACTTCGCGTCGCCCATGTCTGAGCTGATCATGCTCATTCTCGCGTTCGCTGCCCAGATGGAGGGGCAGACGATCATGGAGCGCACTCAGGGTGCGGCAGCACATCTTGAGTCGCTCGGGCGCTGGGCCGGCGGTCCTGTGCCTTACGGCTGGGCGCCGGGGCGCAAGGTCTTCGAGGATGGCAAGGAGGGTTGGTGGCTCTTCAGGCACACGGACGACGACCCCACGCGATCGACGTCGGAGATCCGACTCGGGATGATCGCGCGTGCTGTCACGGGGAAGAACTACACCGAAATTCTCCGCTGGTTGGAGGAGATGAGCGCCATCACGCCGTGGAATCACCGGGCGTTGCTCGCGACCCCGCCGCGTGACCTGGATCCGGAAAGCGCGTGGAACGTCACCGTTGTGCGGGACATGCTTCAGTCCGCACTGAATCGGGGCCACACCGTCAAGCGTGACGGCACGGTGGTTCGCGACGACAACGGCGCCCCGATCCTCCAGGCGGAGCCGCTTATCGACGACGCGACTTCCTACGAGCTCAAAGAGGCGTTGAAGCTCCTGGAAAACGGACTGGCAGGGAAGCCGCGCAGCGACGGGCACGAGCTCCTGGGAATCCTAGAGTGCTCCATCTGTGAAAGGAACCTAGTCAAGTCCTGGACATCGGAGACGAAGGGCAAGGGGAAGAACCGCGTTCGTACCGATGTCCGCGTCGACATCTTCAGGTGCAACGGCAAGTACCACCCCGAGGGCGTACCGGGCATCTCGATGAAGGCGGTAGAGGTATTCGAGTGGATCGATGGTCAGTTCCTGGCCCACATCGGGCCATTCCGTCGCACTCAGGTCATCACCACACCCGGCATTGACCATCGCCCGGAAATCGAGGAACTCCAGTCGGACGTAGACCAGTTGTCCGCTCGCCTGGCCCGCCTCCGTGGACCCGCGGCTGACGCCGTGGAGAAGCAGCTAATTGGGCGCTCCAACCGTCTCGAAGAGCTGCGGGAGCAGCCGTTCGTGCCAGCCAGTCAAAAGCTCGTCGAGCTTGACGAGACGTGGGGCGACGCCTGGAGGGCAGCCCCCGACTGGGCCGCTAAGGCTGTCCTCATGCGGTCTGTCGGCGTGCGCGTGGAGGCGCTGCCGGCTGAAGGGTGGCGCCCGGACATTTCCACGCGACTGCGCTTCCACGTCGGCCAGCACGTCGACCCGGTGCAGGACGCGTTGGATGACGTGGCTTACCAAGAGGGTCTCTAA
- a CDS encoding peptide ABC transporter substrate-binding protein: MRSFRSTAAAVLVLAAALTGCTHEGGSIAMGPTGGTPVEGGTATMALPPAATPNWIFPIGAPGYGASYNYAIQTLLFMPVYDAVQLKGELTTHGPSTLGLEPKYSDGNKTVTVPLREGVKWSDGKPVTSRDLEFWFNLVKADKADWGSYSVGTMPDNVKRFEVVDDHTVRLHLDRAYNPDWFTANQLTLMRALPQHAWDATTDGGRVGDHDRTTKGAKAVFARLTRHAKSLGSYGSDPLWTTVNGPWKLAGWRDSGQVTIVPNEKFTGPDSERPHLDQVVFKPFTTADSEYNVLRSGGVDYGYIPPSVMAQKAKFEDKGYRVDPWEGWAATYIVYNFNSTHAGPLMSRLYIRQAMQHLVDQKAMSDVIWQGSATPTLGPVPVTPKSQYLSPAMAKNQYPFSVRTARELLAAHGWKTRDGIARCARPGTGDDECGAGVKENAPLEMTLLSQSGSTETTNMMQELKSSLSRAGIDLTVRQQPLNSVLGNSVPCTAKAPGCDWDMSFFGTAGSWYYPLNPSGEQLFSTGASANFGNYSDRKADRIIRAVQYSPDMKAVHEYGEYLAGQLPVMWMPNPAYQVSVIRNDLRGIEQNPTVTFAPQHWYFVKNDKQHTNDTNNQHAKKGAAK; the protein is encoded by the coding sequence ATGCGCTCATTCAGGTCAACGGCGGCCGCCGTCCTCGTCCTCGCGGCGGCGCTCACCGGCTGCACGCACGAGGGCGGCAGCATCGCCATGGGGCCGACCGGCGGCACCCCCGTGGAGGGCGGCACGGCCACGATGGCCCTGCCTCCCGCGGCCACGCCGAACTGGATCTTCCCGATCGGCGCGCCCGGCTACGGGGCCTCGTACAACTACGCCATCCAGACCCTGCTGTTCATGCCGGTCTACGACGCCGTGCAGCTCAAGGGCGAGCTGACCACGCACGGCCCGAGCACGCTCGGTCTCGAACCGAAGTACAGCGACGGCAACAAGACGGTGACCGTGCCGCTGCGCGAGGGCGTGAAGTGGTCCGACGGGAAGCCCGTCACCTCCCGCGACCTCGAGTTCTGGTTCAACCTCGTCAAGGCCGACAAGGCGGACTGGGGCAGCTATTCGGTCGGCACGATGCCGGACAACGTGAAGCGGTTCGAGGTCGTCGACGACCACACGGTGCGGCTGCACCTCGACCGGGCGTACAACCCGGACTGGTTCACGGCCAACCAGCTCACGCTGATGCGGGCCTTGCCCCAGCACGCCTGGGACGCCACGACCGACGGCGGCAGGGTCGGCGACCACGACCGCACCACCAAGGGCGCCAAAGCCGTCTTCGCCCGACTCACGCGGCACGCCAAGAGCCTCGGCTCGTACGGCAGCGACCCGCTCTGGACGACGGTCAACGGCCCCTGGAAGCTGGCAGGTTGGCGGGACAGCGGTCAGGTGACCATCGTCCCGAACGAGAAGTTCACCGGCCCCGACTCCGAGCGGCCGCACCTGGACCAGGTCGTCTTCAAGCCCTTCACCACCGCCGACTCGGAGTACAACGTGCTGCGCTCCGGCGGCGTCGACTACGGATACATACCGCCGTCCGTCATGGCGCAGAAGGCGAAGTTCGAGGACAAGGGGTACCGCGTCGATCCGTGGGAGGGCTGGGCGGCGACGTACATCGTCTACAACTTCAACTCCACCCACGCCGGGCCCCTGATGAGCCGGCTGTACATCCGGCAGGCGATGCAGCACCTCGTCGACCAGAAGGCGATGAGCGACGTCATCTGGCAGGGCAGCGCCACACCGACGCTCGGCCCGGTGCCGGTGACACCGAAGAGCCAGTACCTGTCCCCCGCCATGGCGAAGAACCAGTACCCGTTCTCCGTACGCACGGCGCGCGAGCTGCTCGCCGCGCACGGCTGGAAGACGCGCGACGGCATCGCGCGCTGCGCACGCCCCGGCACCGGCGACGACGAGTGCGGCGCCGGCGTCAAGGAGAACGCTCCGCTGGAGATGACCCTGCTCTCGCAGTCGGGCTCCACCGAGACGACGAACATGATGCAGGAGCTGAAGTCGTCGCTCAGCCGGGCGGGCATCGATCTGACCGTGCGTCAGCAGCCCCTGAACTCCGTGCTCGGCAACTCCGTGCCGTGCACCGCCAAGGCACCGGGCTGCGACTGGGACATGTCGTTCTTCGGTACGGCCGGCAGCTGGTACTACCCGCTCAACCCGAGCGGCGAGCAGCTCTTCTCCACGGGCGCCTCAGCCAACTTCGGCAACTACAGCGACAGAAAGGCCGACCGGATCATCCGGGCCGTGCAGTACTCGCCGGACATGAAGGCCGTGCACGAGTACGGCGAGTACCTCGCCGGGCAGCTGCCGGTGATGTGGATGCCGAACCCCGCGTACCAGGTGTCGGTGATCCGCAACGACCTGCGGGGCATCGAGCAGAACCCGACGGTCACGTTCGCGCCCCAGCACTGGTACTTCGTCAAGAACGACAAGCAGCACACGAACGACACGAACAACCAGCACGCCAAGAAGGGAGCCGCGAAGTGA
- a CDS encoding ABC transporter permease yields MSTSAVLPVQPGQEEAAQATPSLARRTLRVFTGNKLALTGVVVLLLLLAFCYLGPLVHPTEQIHTDLAQANLSPGTAGHLLGTTDLGYDLLGRLMVAGRTSLEIGLAAGLLATLFGTVYGAVAGYFGGWVDAAMMRVTDAALAIPAMFLLVVVAAIITPSKGVLILIIAGVAWLSPARLVRGEALSLRNREYVQAMRMMGGGGIRAVFRHIVPNAIGTVIVNCTFQIADAILYVSYLAFLGLSIPPPSADWGSLLSAGITYTQNGYWWLIFPPGIAIVLVVAAFNFIGDGLRDAFEVRLRK; encoded by the coding sequence ATGAGTACGTCCGCCGTCCTTCCCGTCCAGCCGGGCCAGGAGGAAGCCGCGCAGGCCACCCCCTCCCTCGCCCGCCGCACCCTGCGCGTCTTCACCGGCAACAAGCTGGCCCTGACGGGCGTCGTGGTCCTGCTCCTGCTGCTGGCCTTCTGCTACCTGGGCCCACTCGTCCACCCCACCGAGCAGATCCACACGGATCTCGCGCAGGCGAACCTCTCCCCCGGCACCGCCGGACACCTCCTCGGCACCACCGACCTCGGGTACGACCTGCTAGGCCGGCTCATGGTCGCCGGGCGGACCTCGCTCGAAATCGGCCTGGCGGCAGGCCTGTTGGCGACGCTGTTCGGCACCGTGTACGGGGCGGTCGCCGGGTACTTCGGCGGCTGGGTCGACGCCGCGATGATGCGGGTCACCGACGCGGCGCTCGCCATCCCCGCGATGTTCCTGCTCGTCGTGGTCGCCGCGATCATCACACCCAGCAAGGGCGTCCTCATCCTGATCATCGCCGGGGTCGCCTGGCTCTCCCCCGCCCGCCTGGTGCGCGGCGAGGCGCTGTCGCTGCGCAACCGGGAGTACGTCCAGGCCATGCGGATGATGGGCGGCGGCGGCATACGGGCCGTGTTCAGGCACATCGTGCCGAACGCGATCGGAACGGTCATCGTGAACTGCACGTTCCAGATCGCCGACGCCATCCTCTACGTCAGTTATCTCGCGTTCCTCGGGCTCAGCATCCCGCCGCCGTCGGCCGACTGGGGCTCGCTGCTGTCCGCCGGCATCACCTATACGCAGAACGGCTACTGGTGGCTGATCTTCCCGCCGGGCATCGCGATCGTGCTGGTCGTCGCCGCGTTCAACTTCATCGGCGACGGGCTGCGTGACGCGTTCGAAGTACGGCTGCGGAAGTAA
- a CDS encoding type B 50S ribosomal protein L31 translates to MQQDKQPGYGPVVFRDRSAGYAFLTRSTASSDETIEWDDGETYPVVDVEISSESHPFYTGKARVVDAEGQVAKFEKRYGEQDKG, encoded by the coding sequence ATGCAGCAGGACAAACAGCCCGGCTACGGCCCCGTGGTGTTCCGCGACCGGTCGGCGGGCTATGCCTTTCTGACCCGCTCGACGGCCTCCAGCGACGAGACGATCGAGTGGGACGACGGCGAGACCTACCCCGTCGTCGACGTGGAGATCTCCTCCGAGTCGCACCCCTTCTACACGGGCAAGGCGCGGGTGGTCGACGCCGAGGGGCAGGTCGCCAAGTTCGAGAAGCGGTACGGCGAGCAGGACAAGGGCTGA
- a CDS encoding ROK family transcriptional regulator, producing MSDTSQGEPGSAQHILHLVSSGAATSRADLVRELGLAPSTVSLRVQELVAAGVLTESGEGASRGGRRPRLLRVRAQGGVALAADLGSHHARLGVIGLDGTVLDAVDLPHDITVGPESAVDWLCGQVAELAARQREAGRTVRALGVGFPGPVKPGEGRVLSPSRMPGWHRYPLRDVLAERLGLPVTVENDATMMAVGEHRAARPDLDHMVVVKAGRGIGSGIISAGRPHDGANGCAGDISHVRVEAAQDRPCSCGNIGCLETVASGAALIRELAGQGVEVASTTELLQLVADGDPQATTLVRTAGRHIGTVLSVVVNFFNPQAVALGGALAAAEPLVAAVRGVLYERCLPLATSDLEITTTVTGRDAGLLGAGLTALRHNLPTAPVPQEESASA from the coding sequence ATGTCCGACACATCGCAGGGTGAACCGGGGTCGGCGCAGCACATCCTGCACCTGGTCTCCTCCGGCGCCGCCACCTCCCGGGCCGATCTCGTACGGGAGCTGGGCCTCGCCCCCTCCACCGTCTCGCTGCGCGTGCAGGAACTCGTAGCGGCGGGCGTGCTCACCGAGTCCGGCGAAGGAGCCTCCCGCGGCGGGCGGCGCCCCCGCCTGCTGCGCGTGCGGGCCCAGGGCGGCGTCGCGCTCGCCGCCGACCTCGGCAGCCATCACGCGCGGCTCGGCGTGATCGGCCTCGACGGGACCGTCCTCGACGCCGTCGACCTGCCGCACGACATCACCGTGGGGCCGGAGTCGGCCGTCGACTGGCTCTGCGGCCAGGTCGCCGAACTCGCCGCGCGCCAGCGTGAGGCGGGCCGCACCGTGCGCGCGCTCGGCGTCGGCTTCCCCGGCCCGGTCAAGCCGGGCGAGGGCCGAGTCCTGAGCCCGTCCCGCATGCCCGGCTGGCACCGCTACCCGCTGCGCGACGTCCTCGCCGAACGCCTCGGCCTGCCCGTCACCGTGGAGAACGACGCCACGATGATGGCCGTCGGCGAGCACCGCGCCGCCCGCCCCGACCTCGACCACATGGTGGTGGTGAAGGCGGGCCGCGGCATCGGCAGCGGCATCATCTCGGCGGGCCGTCCGCACGACGGGGCCAACGGCTGCGCCGGCGACATCAGCCACGTACGTGTGGAGGCCGCGCAGGACCGCCCGTGCAGCTGCGGCAACATCGGCTGCCTGGAGACGGTCGCCAGTGGCGCCGCGCTCATCCGCGAACTCGCCGGGCAGGGCGTCGAGGTGGCCTCCACCACCGAGCTCCTCCAGCTCGTCGCCGACGGCGACCCGCAGGCCACCACGCTGGTCCGCACCGCGGGCCGGCACATCGGCACGGTCCTGTCCGTGGTCGTGAACTTCTTCAACCCGCAGGCCGTGGCCCTCGGCGGCGCGCTCGCCGCCGCCGAGCCCCTGGTCGCCGCCGTGCGCGGAGTCCTGTACGAGCGCTGCCTGCCGCTCGCGACGTCGGACCTGGAGATCACCACGACGGTCACGGGCCGCGACGCAGGACTGCTCGGCGCGGGACTCACCGCCCTGCGCCACAACCTCCCCACCGCACCCGTCCCCCAGGAAGAGAGCGCCTCAGCATGA
- a CDS encoding DUF4352 domain-containing protein — translation MRAYIRRAALLTAPAVLVAVLSGCTSADADVDRATPSTPAVEASASFDKVDAGKEADAPPAPLLVVGTSGPFDVFDDTGESVQTKMNVKVESARYVTAAELDTSNKPEHGQYVVLKLTLKNVGNAPGRFSPYGAMKWQDDKTAAQDCTTLESVDGQDVDTEYGPDQSVTGSVVLDVPRKGGTVTYYDTPGTGAFAVLLPKA, via the coding sequence ATGCGTGCCTACATTCGCCGTGCCGCTTTGCTGACGGCACCTGCCGTCCTCGTCGCCGTACTGAGCGGCTGCACGAGCGCGGATGCCGACGTCGACAGGGCGACACCCAGCACGCCAGCTGTTGAGGCGTCCGCCTCGTTCGACAAGGTGGACGCCGGCAAGGAAGCTGATGCCCCGCCAGCGCCGTTGCTGGTCGTCGGCACGAGCGGTCCGTTCGACGTCTTCGACGACACAGGCGAGTCGGTACAGACGAAGATGAACGTCAAGGTGGAGTCCGCGAGGTACGTCACGGCCGCGGAACTCGACACGTCGAACAAGCCTGAGCATGGTCAGTACGTCGTCCTGAAACTCACGCTGAAAAACGTCGGCAACGCGCCTGGACGGTTCAGCCCGTACGGCGCAATGAAGTGGCAGGACGACAAGACGGCCGCTCAGGACTGCACGACGCTGGAGTCCGTCGATGGGCAGGACGTCGACACGGAATACGGGCCGGACCAGTCCGTGACGGGGTCCGTCGTCCTGGACGTCCCGCGCAAGGGCGGCACCGTCACGTACTACGACACGCCAGGAACGGGGGCCTTCGCGGTGCTGTTGCCGAAGGCCTAG
- a CDS encoding M81 family metallopeptidase, producing MTSTAPARRLRIGIGGIGIESSTFCPHRSTTDDFRQTRGQELLDRYTWTRPDSDLADVVEWVPLLHATSLPGGPVEAESYLVLKDELVTRIREAGPLDGMVYDIHGAMSVIGLTDAEGDLTDAVRAALDAHGTRPLLSAAMDLHGNVSRRFAHPCDLLTAHRLAPHEDAWDTRERAARNLVRCLRDGTRPHRAWVQVPVLLPGEKTSTRLEPARSLYASLAEMEKLPGILDAAMWVGYAWADEPRCKAAIVVTGDDAELAAAEAEKLARRYWDARRDFVFVGPTGSAEECIERAVASDKRPFLISDSGDNPTAGGAGDLAYMLGKLLANDAIRTGEVTAVHPGITDPVAVARCFEAGVGSEVTLSVGGKVDAGHGGPYELTGTVTALQRATEQKDRAEGGAYDRGVDMAAVRVGGLTVVLVERRKPFHTLADFMGPAEGGLGVDPRTYDLVVVKIGYLEPELHDMAADWLLALTPGGVDQDLLRLGHHRVERPLYPFDDDAYADGPGPDLTAVLL from the coding sequence ATGACCAGCACGGCCCCCGCACGCCGCCTGCGCATCGGCATCGGCGGCATCGGCATCGAGTCCTCCACGTTCTGCCCGCACCGCTCCACCACGGACGACTTCCGGCAGACCCGCGGCCAGGAACTCCTCGACCGCTACACCTGGACCAGGCCCGACTCCGACCTCGCCGACGTGGTCGAGTGGGTGCCGCTGCTGCACGCGACCTCGCTCCCCGGCGGCCCGGTCGAGGCGGAGTCGTACCTGGTCCTCAAGGACGAACTCGTCACCCGCATACGCGAGGCGGGCCCCCTCGACGGCATGGTCTACGACATCCACGGCGCCATGAGCGTCATCGGCCTCACCGACGCCGAGGGCGACCTCACGGACGCGGTCCGCGCCGCGCTCGACGCGCACGGCACCCGCCCCCTGCTGTCCGCCGCGATGGACCTGCACGGCAATGTGTCGCGCCGCTTCGCCCACCCCTGCGACCTGCTCACGGCCCACCGCCTCGCCCCGCACGAGGACGCGTGGGACACCCGCGAGCGCGCCGCCCGCAATCTCGTACGCTGCCTGCGCGACGGCACGCGCCCGCACCGCGCCTGGGTCCAGGTGCCCGTCCTGCTGCCCGGCGAGAAGACCAGTACCCGCCTCGAACCCGCCAGGTCCCTGTACGCCTCGCTCGCCGAGATGGAGAAGCTTCCAGGCATCCTCGACGCGGCGATGTGGGTCGGCTACGCCTGGGCGGACGAGCCGCGCTGCAAGGCCGCCATCGTCGTCACCGGCGACGACGCCGAACTCGCCGCCGCGGAGGCGGAGAAGCTCGCCCGGCGCTACTGGGACGCCCGCAGGGACTTCGTCTTCGTCGGCCCCACCGGCAGCGCCGAGGAGTGCATCGAGAGGGCGGTGGCCTCCGACAAGCGCCCCTTCCTCATCAGCGACTCCGGCGACAACCCGACCGCGGGCGGCGCCGGCGACCTCGCGTACATGCTGGGCAAGCTCCTCGCCAACGACGCCATCCGCACGGGCGAGGTCACAGCCGTGCACCCGGGCATCACCGACCCGGTCGCCGTGGCCCGCTGCTTCGAGGCGGGAGTGGGCTCCGAGGTGACGCTGAGCGTCGGTGGCAAGGTCGACGCCGGCCACGGCGGACCGTACGAACTCACCGGTACTGTCACGGCGTTGCAGCGCGCCACCGAGCAGAAGGACCGGGCCGAGGGCGGCGCCTACGACCGCGGCGTCGACATGGCGGCCGTGCGCGTCGGCGGACTCACCGTCGTCCTCGTGGAGCGCCGCAAGCCGTTCCACACGCTCGCAGACTTCATGGGCCCCGCCGAGGGCGGCCTCGGCGTCGACCCGCGCACGTACGACCTGGTCGTCGTGAAGATCGGCTATCTGGAGCCCGAACTCCACGACATGGCCGCCGACTGGCTGCTCGCCCTCACCCCGGGCGGCGTCGACCAGGACCTCCTGCGCCTGGGGCACCACCGGGTCGAGCGGCCGCTGTACCCGTTCGACGACGACGCGTACGCGGACGGGCCGGGCCCCGACCTCACGGCCGTGCTCCTGTAG